In Pan troglodytes isolate AG18354 chromosome 5, NHGRI_mPanTro3-v2.0_pri, whole genome shotgun sequence, the sequence CGGACCAACCCGGGAGCAGGGCGggacttttgaaaattttttagtCCAATCCGGACATCCCTTTAGACTAAGAAACTGGCTCTTGTTTTGCGGTCTTTTCTGCCGTTCACAGGCCTGGGGCGGGACTGACTGCCATCCCAAAACCATCCGCCAGCGAGAAAAGCCTCCGGTCAGGGACCTAGAAGCCGCAATAAAGGTTTAAATGCTGTAACCTCACCACGGCCACTCTCCAACCCCGTCACCCAATTCGTCTGACACCTCAGTAACTCCCATACGACTAACCTTAAGTAACAGGgcagaacaagaaaagaaaggcagataGGAAAGAAATTATCCAGCTCTTTTATTGAGATCAGTGGTGGCTCTGAAAAGAGCCTTTTGGGTTTTAGAAGTAGGCGTTCGCCTATTTCTTCTTGGGCGCCGCCTTCTTAGGCTTGACAACCTTGGGCTTAGCGGCCTTGGGCTTCACAGCCTTAGCAGCACTTTTGGCAGCTTTCTTGGGCTTCGCAACCTTGGCCTTCTTTGGGCTCTTAGCCACTTTCTTGGTCACAGTGGCCGCGGCCGGCTTCTTCGCTTTCTTCGGTGTTTTCTTAGCGCTCTTCTTCGGAGTTGCGCCGCCAGCCGCCTTCTTGGGCTTCTTGGTTGCCCCAACTGGCTTCTTAGGTTTGGTTCCGCCCGCCTTTTTAACCTTGGGCTTGGCTTCCCCGGAGGCTGCCTTCTTGTTGAGTTTAAAGGAGCCAGAAGCACCGGTGCCTTTCGTCTGCACCAGAGTGCCCTTGCTCACCAGGCTCTTGAGACCAAGTTTGATACGGCTGTTGTTTTTCTCCACATCATAGCCGGCGGCAGCCAACGCTTTTTTCAGAGCAGCCAGAGAAACTCCGCTGCGCTCTTTAGAGGCGGCCACAGCCTTGGTGATGAGCTCTGACACCGGGGGACCGGACGCCTTACGAGGCGTCCCCCCAGCCTTTTTGGCCGCCTTCTTCTTTACAGGAGCCTTCTCCGCAGGAGGCGCGGCAGCGGGAGCGGCAGGAGCAGTCTCGGACATGTTGAGAATCAACAACTCGGGTACAAGTGGCAAAACGCCGATGAAGCAGCGCCTGGGTAGGGCCGCTGTATATATAGAGCGCAGGCGCGCTCTGATTGGTGCTCTGGTCGCCCGCCTGGCTGGCAGGCTCTGAGCCGCTGCGCTGCTCCCAAGTTGTGTTTGTTCCACCTCacaaaaggggaaaaatattaaaattcccCGCACCAAATCACTTGGGTTTGGTCAGGAAAGGATCTCAGAAGCCTCGGGCTTCatgctcttcatttattttttccacaaacacaaaaacaacgtGTCCAGGCGTCCCCAATTCCCCCAACTCCGAAGGAAGTCTGGGGCAGTCAGAGAccactttctgtttttcttataaattacctgtTCGCTCCTTTGCCCCTGAAGGTTCTTTTTCCCAGGGGTGGTTGGGCACATGCTTCccttatttttgaagaaaaaagcgAAATGGTTTCCACCTAAATTTTCATGATAATTCTGTTTCTTCACAAGGGAAGTAACACAGGTCCTCTGTGAATTCTTCGTGCAGTCGCACAGGAACTGTGGACTGGGACAAGGATTCCACGGCCAGTCCAAAGCAATTAGGGCGGGATGGGAGGGGGTTCATGAGCCTTGGTAGGGTCCGGGGTGGTGGGGGGCTACAGACTTAAATCTTTGATTTGAAGACATTGAAACTATCAAATCCCTCTTTTCATAGATGGGGGCGGGGCATCCTTTTCACTTCTCTACAGGCGAGAAATTGGGCTCTTTTTAAAGAGCTCTGAGGTCCCCCTCTGAGTTGTGTAAGGCAGGAGGTCTGGCCCTCAAGATAGAGATCATAAAGGAACAAGGGAGAGCCCTTAAGCCTGCAAAAAAGCCAACAGATTTGGCAGTTAGAGGCACTGAGATaatatgttttcaaagaaaacaagcattttttatttatttacttttgtacgCTGCAATATAGAAATGAATTTCAGCCCATGAAAATTGTAGGTTACTTTCAGTAACCATACCTTACGCAAGTTACCATATAGGACAATCTCCAGTTGGGAACTCAAATATATCTTTTGAGTTGCAAATAAAGCAACTGACTTTAATAAAACACACTCTTGACTTTTAAGATGAACaatgtatttgaaatttattttttaaatagcaaaatttaacacagaaagacaagaaaagtACCAGAACATGTAATTTATTATAAGATCTGTTGTTGATGAGCTGAAAAATCACCTCTTCTCATCCCCTCTGAAACTATTCTGTTCTAAAGTTTGCTACTTTAAGGTTCACTACTTACTTTACTCTCCGACCCCAAgtaattgctatttttttcttgagattaaAGGCAAAGTAAATTGTCTGCccatatatttgatataattataGATTCATATTTAGAGACAAAGGTAATATTACAACTCACCAACAATTTCTGCTCAAATATATGTTTTCATGAAAATATGTGTTAAAGAGAACAGCCTTAGATTGTGGGAAAGTCAAAAGGGAACCTACAAATAGAGTTCAATGACAAATGAAaagtgaaacatcttttagactaAGGGTGACCCCATTGTTTTATTAAATAACATTTGTCCAACACTTGTAAACATTGTCTGCTTGTGTGCTTATGTCCTCTGGGAATTAACAGTCTAATGAGATTAGTGATGGATGAATTAGCAGTGGTGGAAAAACACTTAGACTGGCTATTCCTCAGAGTGACAGGGTATAAGAATTATACAAAATTATGGAAAGTGTATAAACAATTGAAGCACCTGCATCATACTAATATATtgtagtaaaagaaataatataaggCTGGGCCccgtggcccacgcctgtaatcctagcactttgggagactcgggggcggatcacctgaggccaggagtttgagatcagcctagccgacatggtgaaacaccatctctactaaaagtacaaaaattagctgggggtggtggcactcaggaggctgaggcaagggaatcgcttgaacccgggaagcagaggttgcaataagccgaaatgacgccactgcactccagcctgtgcgacagggtgagactcagttgaaaaaaaagaaagaaagaaacaatataaGAACATGTCActtaggccaggcttggtggctcacgcctgtaatcctagcactttgggaggctgaggcgggcagatcgcctgaggtcaagagttcgagaccagcctggccagcatggtgaaaccccatctctactaaaaaaaaatacaaaaattagcccggcgtggtggcaggcaactctaatcccagctactcaggaaactgaggcaggagaatcatttgaacccgggaggtggaggttgcagtgagccgagattgcctcGTTGCACTCCAGAAGCTGAGATTGCCTCATTGCACTCCAGAAGCCGAGATTgcctcattgcactccagcctgggcaacagagcaagactccatgtcaaaaaaaaaaaaaaaaaaaaatagaacatttcacTTAGATCTTATTCTATGTGCAATGAACCCCCTTCTCATTTAAAACTCAGCTAAGTATATCCATCATGAAAATAGCTATGAAACGTCTTGATTACCAGGTAACTGGACCTTCTTTCACTATAAATTGGTGTCCTGGTTTATAAATCGACATGTAAATTTAATCGCTGTGATTCAGTTCTCTAATATGATTTTTCTAGTCGACTCAATCTAATCACATCTCTTTATATGCAAATCTCAAGTCCAGACCTCAAGCCATTAGGACATCCAGCCACCCAGAATCTTGTCCCCAACCTCCTGGCAACATGGTGGAGGCCAGAAGACAGAGAAACATGTAACCAACCCTTTTCTAGATCCTTTATAAAGTGTGTTGAAAAAGTTATGCAAAACTTAAAAGCAACGCAAAAATATTTCTCCATATCATTCCAAGCTATATTAGAGAATTATCTAAAAAGCCTACTTATGGGGTACCTGATGATGTAAGGCAATACTAGACAGTAAAATAGAATGTGAATCACATAAATACTTTCCAGATTTCTAGTGGTCAcattgaaagaatgaaaagaaacaagtaaaattaattttaagatattttatttaacttaatatatCTAAACTATTATCACTTCAACATATAAtaaataagctaaaaaaaaagacagttgacattcttttttaaatgataaatctTCAGAAcctggtgtgtattttacacttttagaacattttaaatcaGTCTAGCTACAGTCCAAATGGTCAATGATCACGTGTAGCTAGTGGTACCTTATTGGACAACACTGTCCTACGTGAAAGTAACTCTGacttaatgtttacattttattgggTCCAGATTATCTAAAAGTAAACATTCACTTGTAGaagtttaataaattaataaggaTTTTGTCATAGAGATGGAAATGAATTCTTAATATAGAAAAAATGACCCTGAAAGTTATTATTGTATTGCCTAATAAGTCATTAAACAACTTTATATCTGATTTTCCCTTCTTCTTCCAGTATACATCCTTTCCCtgaccaaatacatattttattctccCGTATCTTCCTTTGACCTAATTGTGATTCTGCTTCCTCCTTCATTAATGAATTAAATCATTCTTTGACACATACACAAGCTCACTATATATAGTACCTATATGTCAGTCATGTTTTTAACTTCCTGAATGTTGTACTTTGACACTTGGTTGTTCAATTTCACCTAAGAGCTCTGAATCAGAACCTTTAGAAGCCATTCTGAAAAACTGGAAGATACAAAGCTTTTGACTATCAACTCCATAGCAACCTGATATCTGGTTGGTGTTCCATGGAAACTGTATTTCTCAAATTTTGAAATAAGATTGAACAAGCCTgtgagcaacaacaaaaaaaagtctattaGAATGACCTccggccgggcggggtggctcacgcctgtaatcccagcactttaggaggccgaggtgggcagatcatgaggtcaggagtttaagaccagcctgaccaacatggtgaaattccgtctcttctaaaaatacaaaaattagctcggcatggtggcgtgcacctgtaatcccagctacttggaagactgaggcaggagaatcacttgaacccaggaggcggacgttgcagtgagctgagattgcgccactgcactccagcctgggtgacagagcgagactctatttcaaaaaaaaaaagaatgacctcCAAGGGAAAGTTCAGATTAAGGATGTGGTCGTCCCACCCAAAACTGATGTCCTCAAGAAAGCCACAAACAAATTGAGGACACAGTTAAAATATTGTAATGCAATATATTGTGTATTCTTTTATTTACACACACATCATAAATATTATAGGTTGACTAGTTTTGTTTCATGCCACACTCTTCAGGGTCTGGAAACCCTggtagaaaagttaaaaatgcaGAGCAAAATGTCAAGTCCAAACAGCAGTAATGGGGCTAGAGAGAGACTCAAACAGCCAAGATATATTCAAAGGATAGTGAGAGGAGTTGTTGGGACAGGTGTAAGGAATGAGGGTGACAGCtggtttttctttcactttttccttCTACTATGCCAATTAGAGttctttgtttttggtagagacaggggtctcactatgttgctcaggctggtctcaaacccttggcaccaagtgatcctcctgcctcagtctaccaaagttttgagattataggtgtgaaccaccaagcccagccttagAGTAGGGTTCTGTCATCTTTTGGATGTAGCTAACCTAATATTACTATATCCTGTATAGGCCAGAACTTTGAATGATTTAAAGCTGTTTTTTCCTGACTCACCAATTAATGAAGCTAATAATAACAGCCACCCCACTGGCAGTGCCTGCCTCAAAGAGTAAGTGTTAGTGTTGCTATCTGCTTGAGACCAACAATACAGGGACTCCAGGATATTTTCAGCCTAAATAAGATTGTAGGGGCTCTTGTCTGTTGCCTGGCTTCAGccccataaacttttttttaacatataaccCAGAGCCAcagttttgctcatttttcaatcTTTGAAGGCAAATGGCCAATAATTAGGACATTAAACCTGAGGCTAAATATTTCCTCACCTCAAGGGCTGAGACCAAAGTTACTGCGTCTGTATTCCCTAACACGCCCTCAAAATGGGTTgcagaaaacaacagaaaatatacTAAAGCACACAGTGGGAGCATAATAAATAGtgattagctgggtgcagtggcatgcgcctgtagttcccgCTActctactcatgaggctgaggcaggaggatcacttttgcCCAGCAGTTTGAAgttgcagagagctatgatcacaacacttcactctaacctgggcaacagagcaagactctgtccagaaaaataaatacataaatataaaatttaaaaatataaataaatacatagagagTATTACGAAAGGAACAATATATTGCAAAATATATTTACCTAACATTTTGAAATTGCCATTATAATTGTATAAGTGACGTAGGAAACTGGGTCATTAACAGCTGTCTTATTCTTCAAGCTTCTTTCAAATGATGTCAAAGCATTTCAGAAAGTCAAACCTACCCTCAAAGGATAAGAATTTGTCAATTGTGAGGATATGCACATTTTTACACCTTCTCAATCTGTGTCTATATGAAGGCAGTTATAAAGCACAAGATGCAAACGTATATTAGGCAATAGTCTTCATCAGAATAAGTACATAACCTGACACAATGACTATATtggaagaaacatggaaatgcaaatttcaATAGATTGGttggcattattttttaatgtctagTTTTTTACTGTGCTGTGTTTTTACACACTTAATGAGCACTTGTTAAGCACAGGACACcaggagaaataataaaaactaagatCAGCCTAGCAGTGTGTCCTCTCAAGAACTTATACCTGGTGGGACAGATACAGACAAATATAACCATCATACAGTGTGAGAAATCGATAGAAAAGGCACAGCCACTGAgagcacaaaagaataaaaacataaaatgttaatgtGCTGGCTAAACATTTGCCTTCAAGTATTTACCAGTCTAGCTGGGAAAATAAGACAGAAGACAACAGCCTAAAATAGTGGTTCTTAAACATTTAGATATCAGGACTTCTTTACACTCCTAAAAATTATCAGGCctccaaaaaatattttgctaaatatAGGCAtttatcactttggaaaacaaagctGAGTATtaagtatttaattatttatattaatatttatttgataacctttaaaatattataaaattaatatttatttataatgcatATATGTGATTATATAGTTCATATGTAgccatatatttatcatatataccatagatt encodes:
- the H1-2 gene encoding histone H1.2; the protein is MSETAPAAPAAAPPAEKAPVKKKAAKKAGGTPRKASGPPVSELITKAVAASKERSGVSLAALKKALAAAGYDVEKNNSRIKLGLKSLVSKGTLVQTKGTGASGSFKLNKKAASGEAKPKVKKAGGTKPKKPVGATKKPKKAAGGATPKKSAKKTPKKAKKPAAATVTKKVAKSPKKAKVAKPKKAAKSAAKAVKPKAAKPKVVKPKKAAPKKK